In Magnolia sinica isolate HGM2019 chromosome 12, MsV1, whole genome shotgun sequence, a single genomic region encodes these proteins:
- the LOC131221459 gene encoding zinc finger CCCH domain-containing protein 13 isoform X5 produces the protein MLERKLYKTKLCILYQRGHCPRQSCSFAHGDAELRRFSGSFSSDENFTRRRDYRASDLRDKLERRHSPHRRYSPGRDTRSRRAFHGYSPSRSPSKRSERRHRKKQHLDGQSDVSGSLKISDDAEDQIKDGKRSSYDDKDVLEEQLKQAQLDVDMLDDHKCQLEMIVEEKAQEAETLTTRIEELETQLNKEQEDCKRITSKIKKFIKAHNRYSRAQEELKRTQARLQRLGDQLGSDTARAGANEEGSSVNIVSDGEANEDNRMSPRNEVQNHASPSRKRLRGDLGVGEESKQVLSRRREGLLSGKIKLEMLTRWQGPAQVENNSKEAELLNKIPTGNNVRRPLANAIKHKRGKNDSSSTASLDKVKGSEAGHLLPPTSMAAHAVDEFIEAIELEEKFETGGTATAPENGTSEDKAGFPFLPPPPPKIPQKIYTQYEGADEDVDVEELDVDVGDADVNSEVEIEQL, from the exons ATGCTGGAAAGGAAGCTGTACAAGACGAAGCTCTGCATTCTCTATCAGAGAGGCCACTGTCCCCGACAGAGCTGCTCCTTCGCGCATGGTGATGCCGAGCTTCGGCGCTTCTCCGGCTCTTTCTCTTCCG ATGAAAACTTTACAC GTAGGCGGGATTATCGAGCTAGTGATTTGAGGGACAAGCTTGAAAGACGGCATTCTCCACATCGAAGGTATTCTCCAGGGAGAGATACTAGAAGTCggcgtgcatttcatg GATACAGCCCTTCAAGGTCCCCCAGTAAAAGGAG TGAGAGAAGACACAGGAAGAAGCAGCATTTAGATGGGCAAAGTGATGTTTCTGGAAGTCTTAAGATCTCAGATGATGCTGAAGATCAAATTAAAGATGGAAAGCGCTCTTCCTATGATGATAAAGATGTCCTGGAAGAACAG CTAAAGCAAGCACAATTGGATGTTGACATGCTCGATGACCATAAATGTCAACTTGAG ATGATCGTAGAGGAGAAGGCGCAAGAAGCTGAAACCCTTACCACTAGAATTGAGGAGCTGGAAACCCAATTGAACAAAGAGCAAGAAGATTGTAAAAG gattacttcaaaaattaaaaagttcatCAAAGCACATAATCGTTACTCACGTGCACAAGAGGAGCTAAAAAG AACACAAGCTCGACTTCAAAGACTGGGGGATCAGCTTGGTTCAGATACTGCAAGAGCAGGTGCCAATGAAGAAGGTTCAAGTGTTAACATTGTTAGTGATGGAGAGGCTAATGAGGATAACCGGATGAGTCCAAGGAACGAAGTGCAGAACCATGCATCTCCAAGCAGGAAAAGGCTGCGAGGTGACTTGGGAGTTGGTGAGGAATCAAAACAAG TACTCTCAAGAAGAAGAGAGGGGCTCTTGTCAGGAAAGATTAAATTAGAGATGCTTACTCGGTGGCAAGGACCTGCCCAAGTGGAAAATAACAGCAAGGAAGCTGAACTGCTAAACAAAATCCCAACTGGGAACAATGTTCGTAGGCCCCTAGCAAATGCAATCAAGCATAAACGAGGAAAGAACGATTCTTCTAGCACTGCTTCCTTGGATAAG GTAAAGGGCTCAGAAGCAGGACATTTGTTGCCTCCAACTAGCATGGCTGCTCATGCAGTAGATGAATTCATCGAAGCCATTGAATTGGAGGAGAAGTTTGAGACAGGGGGAACTGCTACTGCTCCAGAGAATGGAACCTCAGAAGATAAGGCAGGCTTTCCTTTTCTGCCACCCCCACCTCCAAAAATCCCTCAGAAGATTTATACCCAG TATGAGGGTGCCGACGAGGATGTGGATGTGGAAGAGCTCGATGTGGATGTGGGAGATGCAGATGTCAACAGCGAAGTGGAAATTGAGCAGCTGTAA
- the LOC131221459 gene encoding zinc finger CCCH domain-containing protein 13 isoform X6, translating to MLERKLYKTKLCILYQRGHCPRQSCSFAHGDAELRRFSGSFSSGRRDYRASDLRDKLERRHSPHRRYSPGRDTRSRRAFHGYSPSRSPSKRSERRHRKKQHLDGQSDVSGSLKISDDAEDQIKDGKRSSYDDKDVLEEQLKQAQLDVDMLDDHKCQLEMIVEEKAQEAETLTTRIEELETQLNKEQEDCKRITSKIKKFIKAHNRYSRAQEELKRTQARLQRLGDQLGSDTARAGANEEGSSVNIVSDGEANEDNRMSPRNEVQNHASPSRKRLRGDLGVGEESKQVLSRRREGLLSGKIKLEMLTRWQGPAQVENNSKEAELLNKIPTGNNVRRPLANAIKHKRGKNDSSSTASLDKVKGSEAGHLLPPTSMAAHAVDEFIEAIELEEKFETGGTATAPENGTSEDKAGFPFLPPPPPKIPQKIYTQYEGADEDVDVEELDVDVGDADVNSEVEIEQL from the exons ATGCTGGAAAGGAAGCTGTACAAGACGAAGCTCTGCATTCTCTATCAGAGAGGCCACTGTCCCCGACAGAGCTGCTCCTTCGCGCATGGTGATGCCGAGCTTCGGCGCTTCTCCGGCTCTTTCTCTTCCG GTAGGCGGGATTATCGAGCTAGTGATTTGAGGGACAAGCTTGAAAGACGGCATTCTCCACATCGAAGGTATTCTCCAGGGAGAGATACTAGAAGTCggcgtgcatttcatg GATACAGCCCTTCAAGGTCCCCCAGTAAAAGGAG TGAGAGAAGACACAGGAAGAAGCAGCATTTAGATGGGCAAAGTGATGTTTCTGGAAGTCTTAAGATCTCAGATGATGCTGAAGATCAAATTAAAGATGGAAAGCGCTCTTCCTATGATGATAAAGATGTCCTGGAAGAACAG CTAAAGCAAGCACAATTGGATGTTGACATGCTCGATGACCATAAATGTCAACTTGAG ATGATCGTAGAGGAGAAGGCGCAAGAAGCTGAAACCCTTACCACTAGAATTGAGGAGCTGGAAACCCAATTGAACAAAGAGCAAGAAGATTGTAAAAG gattacttcaaaaattaaaaagttcatCAAAGCACATAATCGTTACTCACGTGCACAAGAGGAGCTAAAAAG AACACAAGCTCGACTTCAAAGACTGGGGGATCAGCTTGGTTCAGATACTGCAAGAGCAGGTGCCAATGAAGAAGGTTCAAGTGTTAACATTGTTAGTGATGGAGAGGCTAATGAGGATAACCGGATGAGTCCAAGGAACGAAGTGCAGAACCATGCATCTCCAAGCAGGAAAAGGCTGCGAGGTGACTTGGGAGTTGGTGAGGAATCAAAACAAG TACTCTCAAGAAGAAGAGAGGGGCTCTTGTCAGGAAAGATTAAATTAGAGATGCTTACTCGGTGGCAAGGACCTGCCCAAGTGGAAAATAACAGCAAGGAAGCTGAACTGCTAAACAAAATCCCAACTGGGAACAATGTTCGTAGGCCCCTAGCAAATGCAATCAAGCATAAACGAGGAAAGAACGATTCTTCTAGCACTGCTTCCTTGGATAAG GTAAAGGGCTCAGAAGCAGGACATTTGTTGCCTCCAACTAGCATGGCTGCTCATGCAGTAGATGAATTCATCGAAGCCATTGAATTGGAGGAGAAGTTTGAGACAGGGGGAACTGCTACTGCTCCAGAGAATGGAACCTCAGAAGATAAGGCAGGCTTTCCTTTTCTGCCACCCCCACCTCCAAAAATCCCTCAGAAGATTTATACCCAG TATGAGGGTGCCGACGAGGATGTGGATGTGGAAGAGCTCGATGTGGATGTGGGAGATGCAGATGTCAACAGCGAAGTGGAAATTGAGCAGCTGTAA
- the LOC131221459 gene encoding zinc finger CCCH domain-containing protein 13 isoform X3, with the protein MLERKLYKTKLCILYQRGHCPRQSCSFAHGDAELRRFSGSFSSDENFTRRRDYRASDLRDKLERRHSPHRRYSPGRDTRSRRAFHGQKPVPYDRGYSPSRSPSKRSERRHRKKQHLDGQSDVSGSLKISDDAEDQIKDGKRSSYDDKDVLEEQLKQAQLDVDMLDDHKCQLEMIVEEKAQEAETLTTRIEELETQLNKEQEDCKRITSKIKKFIKAHNRYSRAQEELKRTQARLQRLGDQLGSDTARAGANEEGSSVNIVSDGEANEDNRMSPRNEVQNHASPSRKRLRGDLGVGEESKQVLSRRREGLLSGKIKLEMLTRWQGPAQVENNSKEAELLNKIPTGNNVRRPLANAIKHKRGKNDSSSTASLDKVKGSEAGHLLPPTSMAAHAVDEFIEAIELEEKFETGGTATAPENGTSEDKAGFPFLPPPPPKIPQKIYTQYEGADEDVDVEELDVDVGDADVNSEVEIEQL; encoded by the exons ATGCTGGAAAGGAAGCTGTACAAGACGAAGCTCTGCATTCTCTATCAGAGAGGCCACTGTCCCCGACAGAGCTGCTCCTTCGCGCATGGTGATGCCGAGCTTCGGCGCTTCTCCGGCTCTTTCTCTTCCG ATGAAAACTTTACAC GTAGGCGGGATTATCGAGCTAGTGATTTGAGGGACAAGCTTGAAAGACGGCATTCTCCACATCGAAGGTATTCTCCAGGGAGAGATACTAGAAGTCggcgtgcatttcatggtcagaAACCAGTTCCTTATGATAGGG GATACAGCCCTTCAAGGTCCCCCAGTAAAAGGAG TGAGAGAAGACACAGGAAGAAGCAGCATTTAGATGGGCAAAGTGATGTTTCTGGAAGTCTTAAGATCTCAGATGATGCTGAAGATCAAATTAAAGATGGAAAGCGCTCTTCCTATGATGATAAAGATGTCCTGGAAGAACAG CTAAAGCAAGCACAATTGGATGTTGACATGCTCGATGACCATAAATGTCAACTTGAG ATGATCGTAGAGGAGAAGGCGCAAGAAGCTGAAACCCTTACCACTAGAATTGAGGAGCTGGAAACCCAATTGAACAAAGAGCAAGAAGATTGTAAAAG gattacttcaaaaattaaaaagttcatCAAAGCACATAATCGTTACTCACGTGCACAAGAGGAGCTAAAAAG AACACAAGCTCGACTTCAAAGACTGGGGGATCAGCTTGGTTCAGATACTGCAAGAGCAGGTGCCAATGAAGAAGGTTCAAGTGTTAACATTGTTAGTGATGGAGAGGCTAATGAGGATAACCGGATGAGTCCAAGGAACGAAGTGCAGAACCATGCATCTCCAAGCAGGAAAAGGCTGCGAGGTGACTTGGGAGTTGGTGAGGAATCAAAACAAG TACTCTCAAGAAGAAGAGAGGGGCTCTTGTCAGGAAAGATTAAATTAGAGATGCTTACTCGGTGGCAAGGACCTGCCCAAGTGGAAAATAACAGCAAGGAAGCTGAACTGCTAAACAAAATCCCAACTGGGAACAATGTTCGTAGGCCCCTAGCAAATGCAATCAAGCATAAACGAGGAAAGAACGATTCTTCTAGCACTGCTTCCTTGGATAAG GTAAAGGGCTCAGAAGCAGGACATTTGTTGCCTCCAACTAGCATGGCTGCTCATGCAGTAGATGAATTCATCGAAGCCATTGAATTGGAGGAGAAGTTTGAGACAGGGGGAACTGCTACTGCTCCAGAGAATGGAACCTCAGAAGATAAGGCAGGCTTTCCTTTTCTGCCACCCCCACCTCCAAAAATCCCTCAGAAGATTTATACCCAG TATGAGGGTGCCGACGAGGATGTGGATGTGGAAGAGCTCGATGTGGATGTGGGAGATGCAGATGTCAACAGCGAAGTGGAAATTGAGCAGCTGTAA
- the LOC131221459 gene encoding zinc finger CCCH domain-containing protein 13 isoform X2, with protein MLKRIYQWYWYKLKQGIAAYVHFYGMLVYMAPFRTDTEAIILFIVIFFTLLWVMVSLTFDIVYGFITWLLTRKRKKKSLLLLEKFFFHFVAGRRDYRASDLRDKLERRHSPHRRYSPGRDTRSRRAFHGYSPSRSPSKRSERRHRKKQHLDGQSDVSGSLKISDDAEDQIKDGKRSSYDDKDVLEEQLKQAQLDVDMLDDHKCQLEMIVEEKAQEAETLTTRIEELETQLNKEQEDCKRITSKIKKFIKAHNRYSRAQEELKRTQARLQRLGDQLGSDTARAGANEEGSSVNIVSDGEANEDNRMSPRNEVQNHASPSRKRLRGDLGVGEESKQVLSRRREGLLSGKIKLEMLTRWQGPAQVENNSKEAELLNKIPTGNNVRRPLANAIKHKRGKNDSSSTASLDKVKGSEAGHLLPPTSMAAHAVDEFIEAIELEEKFETGGTATAPENGTSEDKAGFPFLPPPPPKIPQKIYTQYEGADEDVDVEELDVDVGDADVNSEVEIEQL; from the exons ATGCTCAAAAGGATTTATCAGTGGTATTGGTATAAGCTCAAACAGGGTATAGCCGCATATGTTCATTTTTATGGGATGTTAGTTTACATGGCCCCTTTTCGAACTGACACAGAGGCAATCATACTATTCATTGTTATATTTTTCACATTGCTCTGGGTAATGGTAAGCTTAACCTTCGATATAGTTTATGGGTTCATCACTTGGCTTTTAACtaggaaaaggaaaaagaaatctcTTCTCCTACTGGAAaagtttttttttcattttgttgcAGGTAGGCGGGATTATCGAGCTAGTGATTTGAGGGACAAGCTTGAAAGACGGCATTCTCCACATCGAAGGTATTCTCCAGGGAGAGATACTAGAAGTCggcgtgcatttcatg GATACAGCCCTTCAAGGTCCCCCAGTAAAAGGAG TGAGAGAAGACACAGGAAGAAGCAGCATTTAGATGGGCAAAGTGATGTTTCTGGAAGTCTTAAGATCTCAGATGATGCTGAAGATCAAATTAAAGATGGAAAGCGCTCTTCCTATGATGATAAAGATGTCCTGGAAGAACAG CTAAAGCAAGCACAATTGGATGTTGACATGCTCGATGACCATAAATGTCAACTTGAG ATGATCGTAGAGGAGAAGGCGCAAGAAGCTGAAACCCTTACCACTAGAATTGAGGAGCTGGAAACCCAATTGAACAAAGAGCAAGAAGATTGTAAAAG gattacttcaaaaattaaaaagttcatCAAAGCACATAATCGTTACTCACGTGCACAAGAGGAGCTAAAAAG AACACAAGCTCGACTTCAAAGACTGGGGGATCAGCTTGGTTCAGATACTGCAAGAGCAGGTGCCAATGAAGAAGGTTCAAGTGTTAACATTGTTAGTGATGGAGAGGCTAATGAGGATAACCGGATGAGTCCAAGGAACGAAGTGCAGAACCATGCATCTCCAAGCAGGAAAAGGCTGCGAGGTGACTTGGGAGTTGGTGAGGAATCAAAACAAG TACTCTCAAGAAGAAGAGAGGGGCTCTTGTCAGGAAAGATTAAATTAGAGATGCTTACTCGGTGGCAAGGACCTGCCCAAGTGGAAAATAACAGCAAGGAAGCTGAACTGCTAAACAAAATCCCAACTGGGAACAATGTTCGTAGGCCCCTAGCAAATGCAATCAAGCATAAACGAGGAAAGAACGATTCTTCTAGCACTGCTTCCTTGGATAAG GTAAAGGGCTCAGAAGCAGGACATTTGTTGCCTCCAACTAGCATGGCTGCTCATGCAGTAGATGAATTCATCGAAGCCATTGAATTGGAGGAGAAGTTTGAGACAGGGGGAACTGCTACTGCTCCAGAGAATGGAACCTCAGAAGATAAGGCAGGCTTTCCTTTTCTGCCACCCCCACCTCCAAAAATCCCTCAGAAGATTTATACCCAG TATGAGGGTGCCGACGAGGATGTGGATGTGGAAGAGCTCGATGTGGATGTGGGAGATGCAGATGTCAACAGCGAAGTGGAAATTGAGCAGCTGTAA
- the LOC131221459 gene encoding zinc finger CCCH domain-containing protein 13 isoform X4, producing MLERKLYKTKLCILYQRGHCPRQSCSFAHGDAELRRFSGSFSSGRRDYRASDLRDKLERRHSPHRRYSPGRDTRSRRAFHGQKPVPYDRGYSPSRSPSKRSERRHRKKQHLDGQSDVSGSLKISDDAEDQIKDGKRSSYDDKDVLEEQLKQAQLDVDMLDDHKCQLEMIVEEKAQEAETLTTRIEELETQLNKEQEDCKRITSKIKKFIKAHNRYSRAQEELKRTQARLQRLGDQLGSDTARAGANEEGSSVNIVSDGEANEDNRMSPRNEVQNHASPSRKRLRGDLGVGEESKQVLSRRREGLLSGKIKLEMLTRWQGPAQVENNSKEAELLNKIPTGNNVRRPLANAIKHKRGKNDSSSTASLDKVKGSEAGHLLPPTSMAAHAVDEFIEAIELEEKFETGGTATAPENGTSEDKAGFPFLPPPPPKIPQKIYTQYEGADEDVDVEELDVDVGDADVNSEVEIEQL from the exons ATGCTGGAAAGGAAGCTGTACAAGACGAAGCTCTGCATTCTCTATCAGAGAGGCCACTGTCCCCGACAGAGCTGCTCCTTCGCGCATGGTGATGCCGAGCTTCGGCGCTTCTCCGGCTCTTTCTCTTCCG GTAGGCGGGATTATCGAGCTAGTGATTTGAGGGACAAGCTTGAAAGACGGCATTCTCCACATCGAAGGTATTCTCCAGGGAGAGATACTAGAAGTCggcgtgcatttcatggtcagaAACCAGTTCCTTATGATAGGG GATACAGCCCTTCAAGGTCCCCCAGTAAAAGGAG TGAGAGAAGACACAGGAAGAAGCAGCATTTAGATGGGCAAAGTGATGTTTCTGGAAGTCTTAAGATCTCAGATGATGCTGAAGATCAAATTAAAGATGGAAAGCGCTCTTCCTATGATGATAAAGATGTCCTGGAAGAACAG CTAAAGCAAGCACAATTGGATGTTGACATGCTCGATGACCATAAATGTCAACTTGAG ATGATCGTAGAGGAGAAGGCGCAAGAAGCTGAAACCCTTACCACTAGAATTGAGGAGCTGGAAACCCAATTGAACAAAGAGCAAGAAGATTGTAAAAG gattacttcaaaaattaaaaagttcatCAAAGCACATAATCGTTACTCACGTGCACAAGAGGAGCTAAAAAG AACACAAGCTCGACTTCAAAGACTGGGGGATCAGCTTGGTTCAGATACTGCAAGAGCAGGTGCCAATGAAGAAGGTTCAAGTGTTAACATTGTTAGTGATGGAGAGGCTAATGAGGATAACCGGATGAGTCCAAGGAACGAAGTGCAGAACCATGCATCTCCAAGCAGGAAAAGGCTGCGAGGTGACTTGGGAGTTGGTGAGGAATCAAAACAAG TACTCTCAAGAAGAAGAGAGGGGCTCTTGTCAGGAAAGATTAAATTAGAGATGCTTACTCGGTGGCAAGGACCTGCCCAAGTGGAAAATAACAGCAAGGAAGCTGAACTGCTAAACAAAATCCCAACTGGGAACAATGTTCGTAGGCCCCTAGCAAATGCAATCAAGCATAAACGAGGAAAGAACGATTCTTCTAGCACTGCTTCCTTGGATAAG GTAAAGGGCTCAGAAGCAGGACATTTGTTGCCTCCAACTAGCATGGCTGCTCATGCAGTAGATGAATTCATCGAAGCCATTGAATTGGAGGAGAAGTTTGAGACAGGGGGAACTGCTACTGCTCCAGAGAATGGAACCTCAGAAGATAAGGCAGGCTTTCCTTTTCTGCCACCCCCACCTCCAAAAATCCCTCAGAAGATTTATACCCAG TATGAGGGTGCCGACGAGGATGTGGATGTGGAAGAGCTCGATGTGGATGTGGGAGATGCAGATGTCAACAGCGAAGTGGAAATTGAGCAGCTGTAA
- the LOC131221459 gene encoding zinc finger CCCH domain-containing protein 13 isoform X7 → MLKRIYQWYWYKLKQGIAAYVHFYGMLVYMAPFRTDTEAIILFIVIFFTLLWVMVSLTFDIVYGFITWLLTRKRKKKSLLLLEKFFFHFVAGRRDYRASDLRDKLERRHSPHRRYSPGRDTRSRRAFHGQKPVPYDRGYSPSRSPSKRSERRHRKKQHLDGQSDVSGSLKISDDAEDQIKDGKRSSYDDKDVLEEQLKQAQLDVDMLDDHKCQLEMIVEEKAQEAETLTTRIEELETQLNKEQEDCKRITSKIKKFIKAHNRYSRAQEELKRTQARLQRLGDQLGSDTARAGANEEGSSVNIVSDGEANEDNRMSPRNEVQNHASPSRKRLRGDLGVGEESKQVLSRRREGLLSGKIKLEMLTRWQGPAQVENNSKEAELLNKIPTGNNVRRPLANAIKHKRGKNDSSSTASLDKYEGADEDVDVEELDVDVGDADVNSEVEIEQL, encoded by the exons ATGCTCAAAAGGATTTATCAGTGGTATTGGTATAAGCTCAAACAGGGTATAGCCGCATATGTTCATTTTTATGGGATGTTAGTTTACATGGCCCCTTTTCGAACTGACACAGAGGCAATCATACTATTCATTGTTATATTTTTCACATTGCTCTGGGTAATGGTAAGCTTAACCTTCGATATAGTTTATGGGTTCATCACTTGGCTTTTAACtaggaaaaggaaaaagaaatctcTTCTCCTACTGGAAaagtttttttttcattttgttgcAGGTAGGCGGGATTATCGAGCTAGTGATTTGAGGGACAAGCTTGAAAGACGGCATTCTCCACATCGAAGGTATTCTCCAGGGAGAGATACTAGAAGTCggcgtgcatttcatggtcagaAACCAGTTCCTTATGATAGGG GATACAGCCCTTCAAGGTCCCCCAGTAAAAGGAG TGAGAGAAGACACAGGAAGAAGCAGCATTTAGATGGGCAAAGTGATGTTTCTGGAAGTCTTAAGATCTCAGATGATGCTGAAGATCAAATTAAAGATGGAAAGCGCTCTTCCTATGATGATAAAGATGTCCTGGAAGAACAG CTAAAGCAAGCACAATTGGATGTTGACATGCTCGATGACCATAAATGTCAACTTGAG ATGATCGTAGAGGAGAAGGCGCAAGAAGCTGAAACCCTTACCACTAGAATTGAGGAGCTGGAAACCCAATTGAACAAAGAGCAAGAAGATTGTAAAAG gattacttcaaaaattaaaaagttcatCAAAGCACATAATCGTTACTCACGTGCACAAGAGGAGCTAAAAAG AACACAAGCTCGACTTCAAAGACTGGGGGATCAGCTTGGTTCAGATACTGCAAGAGCAGGTGCCAATGAAGAAGGTTCAAGTGTTAACATTGTTAGTGATGGAGAGGCTAATGAGGATAACCGGATGAGTCCAAGGAACGAAGTGCAGAACCATGCATCTCCAAGCAGGAAAAGGCTGCGAGGTGACTTGGGAGTTGGTGAGGAATCAAAACAAG TACTCTCAAGAAGAAGAGAGGGGCTCTTGTCAGGAAAGATTAAATTAGAGATGCTTACTCGGTGGCAAGGACCTGCCCAAGTGGAAAATAACAGCAAGGAAGCTGAACTGCTAAACAAAATCCCAACTGGGAACAATGTTCGTAGGCCCCTAGCAAATGCAATCAAGCATAAACGAGGAAAGAACGATTCTTCTAGCACTGCTTCCTTGGATAAG TATGAGGGTGCCGACGAGGATGTGGATGTGGAAGAGCTCGATGTGGATGTGGGAGATGCAGATGTCAACAGCGAAGTGGAAATTGAGCAGCTGTAA
- the LOC131221459 gene encoding zinc finger CCCH domain-containing protein 13 isoform X1, translating into MLKRIYQWYWYKLKQGIAAYVHFYGMLVYMAPFRTDTEAIILFIVIFFTLLWVMVSLTFDIVYGFITWLLTRKRKKKSLLLLEKFFFHFVAGRRDYRASDLRDKLERRHSPHRRYSPGRDTRSRRAFHGQKPVPYDRGYSPSRSPSKRSERRHRKKQHLDGQSDVSGSLKISDDAEDQIKDGKRSSYDDKDVLEEQLKQAQLDVDMLDDHKCQLEMIVEEKAQEAETLTTRIEELETQLNKEQEDCKRITSKIKKFIKAHNRYSRAQEELKRTQARLQRLGDQLGSDTARAGANEEGSSVNIVSDGEANEDNRMSPRNEVQNHASPSRKRLRGDLGVGEESKQVLSRRREGLLSGKIKLEMLTRWQGPAQVENNSKEAELLNKIPTGNNVRRPLANAIKHKRGKNDSSSTASLDKVKGSEAGHLLPPTSMAAHAVDEFIEAIELEEKFETGGTATAPENGTSEDKAGFPFLPPPPPKIPQKIYTQYEGADEDVDVEELDVDVGDADVNSEVEIEQL; encoded by the exons ATGCTCAAAAGGATTTATCAGTGGTATTGGTATAAGCTCAAACAGGGTATAGCCGCATATGTTCATTTTTATGGGATGTTAGTTTACATGGCCCCTTTTCGAACTGACACAGAGGCAATCATACTATTCATTGTTATATTTTTCACATTGCTCTGGGTAATGGTAAGCTTAACCTTCGATATAGTTTATGGGTTCATCACTTGGCTTTTAACtaggaaaaggaaaaagaaatctcTTCTCCTACTGGAAaagtttttttttcattttgttgcAGGTAGGCGGGATTATCGAGCTAGTGATTTGAGGGACAAGCTTGAAAGACGGCATTCTCCACATCGAAGGTATTCTCCAGGGAGAGATACTAGAAGTCggcgtgcatttcatggtcagaAACCAGTTCCTTATGATAGGG GATACAGCCCTTCAAGGTCCCCCAGTAAAAGGAG TGAGAGAAGACACAGGAAGAAGCAGCATTTAGATGGGCAAAGTGATGTTTCTGGAAGTCTTAAGATCTCAGATGATGCTGAAGATCAAATTAAAGATGGAAAGCGCTCTTCCTATGATGATAAAGATGTCCTGGAAGAACAG CTAAAGCAAGCACAATTGGATGTTGACATGCTCGATGACCATAAATGTCAACTTGAG ATGATCGTAGAGGAGAAGGCGCAAGAAGCTGAAACCCTTACCACTAGAATTGAGGAGCTGGAAACCCAATTGAACAAAGAGCAAGAAGATTGTAAAAG gattacttcaaaaattaaaaagttcatCAAAGCACATAATCGTTACTCACGTGCACAAGAGGAGCTAAAAAG AACACAAGCTCGACTTCAAAGACTGGGGGATCAGCTTGGTTCAGATACTGCAAGAGCAGGTGCCAATGAAGAAGGTTCAAGTGTTAACATTGTTAGTGATGGAGAGGCTAATGAGGATAACCGGATGAGTCCAAGGAACGAAGTGCAGAACCATGCATCTCCAAGCAGGAAAAGGCTGCGAGGTGACTTGGGAGTTGGTGAGGAATCAAAACAAG TACTCTCAAGAAGAAGAGAGGGGCTCTTGTCAGGAAAGATTAAATTAGAGATGCTTACTCGGTGGCAAGGACCTGCCCAAGTGGAAAATAACAGCAAGGAAGCTGAACTGCTAAACAAAATCCCAACTGGGAACAATGTTCGTAGGCCCCTAGCAAATGCAATCAAGCATAAACGAGGAAAGAACGATTCTTCTAGCACTGCTTCCTTGGATAAG GTAAAGGGCTCAGAAGCAGGACATTTGTTGCCTCCAACTAGCATGGCTGCTCATGCAGTAGATGAATTCATCGAAGCCATTGAATTGGAGGAGAAGTTTGAGACAGGGGGAACTGCTACTGCTCCAGAGAATGGAACCTCAGAAGATAAGGCAGGCTTTCCTTTTCTGCCACCCCCACCTCCAAAAATCCCTCAGAAGATTTATACCCAG TATGAGGGTGCCGACGAGGATGTGGATGTGGAAGAGCTCGATGTGGATGTGGGAGATGCAGATGTCAACAGCGAAGTGGAAATTGAGCAGCTGTAA